A single window of Malus sylvestris chromosome 5, drMalSylv7.2, whole genome shotgun sequence DNA harbors:
- the LOC126620893 gene encoding cysteine-rich repeat secretory protein 55-like has product MASPLPLPSPLHCLSYKQPPHKIYLQLCFEVSQNMKIMNFSYHILLYLLVLSNCSAESQDPLGDFCNKDSTKISNGTQISQNIDSLLAELVPKTASTGFLATTYGEKQDQVYGLAQCRGDVVGTKDCSSCIQDAAKQIRQRCPNQADARIWYDYCFLRYSDKSFIGEVDTSYGIFYYNVYNVTDPEKFNEELGALTDKIRKQAVVPESGGLGKGETKLSPFVTLYALVQCTRDLSKLGCSQCLAIAVGNFPTFCNNRKGCRVLYSSCYVRYELYPFFYPLDSNNTLHAVDDNNVMAIAYP; this is encoded by the coding sequence ATGGCTTCCCCACTTCCACTTCCATCTCCACTTCACTGCTTGTCATATAAACAACCACCTCACAAAATCTATCTTCAGCTATGCTTTGAAGTGAGTCAAAATATGAAGATTATGAACTTTTCATACCACATTCTTCTCTATTTGCTAGTTTTAAGCAATTGCAGTGCAGAATCTCAAGATCCTTTGGGAGATTTCTGCAACAAAGATAGCACTAAAATAAGTAATGGCACTCAAATATCACAAAATATTGATAGCTTGTTGGCTGAATTGGTTCCGAAAACTGCCTCAACCGGCTTTTTGGCTACCACCTATGGGGAAAAGCAAGACCAAGTTTATGGCCTGGCTCAGTGCAGAGGTGACGTTGTGGGCACCAAAGACTGCTCAAGTTGCATCCAAGACGCTGCGAAGCAAATCCGCCAGCGCTGTCCGAACCAAGCAGACGCGCGAATTTGGTATGACTATTGCTTCTTGAGGTACAGTGACAAGAGCTTCATTGGGGAAGTTGACACATCATATGGTATATTTTACTATAATGTTTACAATGTGACCGACCCCGAGAAGTTTAATGAGGAATTAGGAGCTCTGACAGATAAGATTAGGAAACAAGCTGTTGTGCCGGAGAGTGGAGGGCTCGGGAAAGGTGAGACAAAGCTATCACCATTTGTGACACTCTATGCTTTGGTGCAGTGCACAAGGGACTTGTCTAAGCTAGGCTGCTCTCAGTGCCTAGCTATTGCAGTGGGAAATTTCCCAACTTTTTGTAACAACAGAAAGGGATGTAGAGTTTTGTATAGTAGCTGCTACGTTAGATATGAGCTCTATCCATTTTTCTACCCTCTTGATTCAAACAATACCCTGCATGCCGTGGATGATAATAATGTAATGGCTATAGCTTATCCATAA
- the LOC126620891 gene encoding asparagine--tRNA ligase, cytoplasmic 2-like — MESKQTAAAASTTRLSPFKYSKRVLLKTILERRDGGLELIGERVVIGGWVKSSKEVRKEPVPRIDGDHVPGEPEPRSDVSCVEILQSRIPFLRTIVKVLGGGSGGNYPLKDKLEAALHKPPPPSTVFLKVGDGSCVASLQVVVESSLAPPGQLLHTGTCVIVEGLLQKPSVLQGKHVIELKVDHVHHIGIVEYSTYPLSKKRVPLDKLREFCHIRQRTTTVQSVMRIRNALEFAAHTFCQNNGFLSVQVPIITTTDGKGSSEKFHVTSLFTEAGEKEEPKKAVAEIDGVSLDVIKAAVKEKSNLLEELKRTDSNKEAVAAAMQDLNKTNELASQLEAREKSKPKTSQKVDNVKSSEGYFSSPTYLTASGRMHLESYACALGNVYSFGPRFRAEKGESPKHAAEMWMLEVELAFSELEEAINCADDFFKFLCKWVVENCSEDMKFVSQRIDKTRIDRLQSIISSSFERVSYSEALDALKKVTDKKIETKIEWGASLTEADLSYLADEIYKKPVIIYNYPKETKPFYVRLNDDGKTVAAFDMVVPKAGRLFSGSQNEERINILTARIKELGLAAQQYEWYLDLRRHGTVKHSGFNLEFDHIVLFATGLNDVRDVIPFPRSHGKANY, encoded by the exons ATGGAATCCAAACAAACAGCGGCAGCAGCTAGTACCACCCGATTGAGCCCCTTCAAGTACTCGAAACGGGTGCTCTTGAAAACCATCTTGGAGAGAAGGGATGGTGGTTTGGAGTTAATTGGTGAGAGGGTTGTGATTGGAGGGTGGGTGAAGTCCTCCAAGGAGGTCAGGAAAGAGCCTGTGCCACGTATAGATGGTGATCATGTGCCGGGTGAACCCGAACCAAGGTCAGACGTCAGCTGCGTCGAAATTCTTCAGTCTCGGATACCTTTTTTACGAACAATTGTCAAGGTTTTGGGAGGAGGAAGTGGTGGCAATTATCCTCTTAAGGACAAGTTGGAGGCGGCGCTTCATAAGCCTCCGCCACCTTCCACTGTCTTCTTGAAAGTTGGGGATGGTTCTTGCGTTGCAAGCCTTCAG GTTGTCGTTGAATCCTCCCTGGCTCCCCCAGGCCAGCTCTTGCATACTGGAACTTGCGTCATAGTGGAAGGCTTGCTGCAGAAACCTTCGGTACTACAGGGCAAACATGTTATCGAGCTGAAAGTGGATCATGTCCATCACATCGGAATAGTAGAATATAGCACGTATCCATTATCCAAAAAACGTGTGCCTCTAGATAAACTAAGGGAATTTTGCCACATTAGGCAGCGGACAACTACG GTGCAATCTGTTATGCGAATCCGCAATGCCTTGGAGTTTGCAGCTCACACATTTTGTCAAAACAATGGTTTTCTTTCGGTGCAAGTACCCATTATAACAACTACAGACGGCAAAGGATCCAGCGAAAAGTTCCATGTCACTAGCCTTTTCACCGAAGCAGGTGAAAAGGAGGAGCCTAAGAAAGCTGTTGCTGAAATTGATGGTGTTAGTCTAGATGTTATCAAGGCTGCAGTAAAAGAGAAAAGTAACTTACTAGAGGAACTCAAGAGGACAGACAGCAATAAGGAAGCAGTAGCTGCTGCAATGCAGGacttaaacaaaacaaatgaGTTAGCATCACAACTGGAAGCAAGAGAGAAATCAAAGCCGAAAACTTCTCAGAAGGTTGACAATGTTAAATCTTCTGAGGGTTACTTCTCTAGCCCAACTTATCTAACCGCTTCTGGCCGGATGCATCTGGAGAGCTACGCTTGTGCCCTTGGAAATGTGTACTCATTTGGGCCAAGATTTCGAGCAGAGAAAGGAGAGTCCCCAAAACATGCTGCAGAAATGTGGATGCTTGAAGTTGAATTGGCCTTTTCAGAATTAGAG GAAGCAATCAATTGTGCTGATGACTTTTTCAAGTTCCTCTGCAAATGGGTAGTGGAAAATTGTTCCGAAGATATGAAATTTGTTTCTCAACGAATCGACAAAACCAGAATTGATCGCCTTCAGTCGATCATTTCAAGTTCATTTGAAAGAGTTTCCTACAGTGAAGCATTAGATGCATTAAAGAAG GTTACAGACAAGAAAATTGAGACAAAAATTGAGTGGGGTGCTTCACTAACTGAAGCAGATCTAAG TTATTTGGCTGATGAGATATACAAGAAGCCTGTAATTATATACAATTATCCAAAAGAAACCAAGCCATTTTATGTCCGGTTGAACGATGATGGAAAAACAGTTGCAGCATTTGATATGGTTGTTCCAAAG GCTGGGAGATTATTTTCTGGTAGCCAAAATGAGGAGCGCATCAACATTCTAACTGCAAG GATTAAGGAGTTGGGATTGGCAGCGCAGCAGTATGAATGGTACTTGGATCTTCGCCGGCATGGAACGGTTAAGCACTCGGGATTCAATCTTGAGTTTGATCATATCGTTCTGTTTGCTACTGGCCTGAATGATGTAAGGGATGTCATCCCCTTTCCCAGAAGCCATGGCAAAGCCAACTACTAG